In one window of Falco cherrug isolate bFalChe1 chromosome 10, bFalChe1.pri, whole genome shotgun sequence DNA:
- the LOC129736992 gene encoding harmonin-like — protein sequence MEFEQKLAKEKEGMLEKEKQLKINRLVQEVSETEREDLEESEKVQHWVERLCQTRLEQISSVENESPELASGRPSASPSATSMRRFAGGLQLHTTDLDDINLDEVDKPKQRVAPPPLPPPPPTVTPASSAHALPTSNVPLSRGPALAVTPASQVTS from the exons atggagTTTGAGCAAAAACTTGccaaagagaaagaaggcatgttggagaaagaaaaacaactgaagaTAAATCGTCTCGTGCAAGAG GTATCTGAGACGGAACGAGAAGATCTGGAAGAATCAGAAAAGGTGCAGCACTGGGTGGAAAGACTTTGTCAGACACGTTTAGAACAGATTTCCTCTGTGGAGAATGAGTCTCCTGAG CTGGCAAGTGGACgtccttctgcttctccttctgccACATCAATGCGGCGTTTTGCTGGTGGCCTGCAGCTTCATACCACAGATCTTGATGATATAAACTTAGATGAAGTTGACAAGCCTAAACAACGTGTGGCACCGCCTCCactacccccacccccccccactgTTACTCCAGCATCATCAGCTCATGCACTTCCTACATCAAATGTTCCACTTTCAAGAGGTCCAGCCCTGGCAGTAACACCAGCTTCCCAGGTGACCTCATGA